One genomic segment of Clostridium saccharoperbutylacetonicum N1-4(HMT) includes these proteins:
- a CDS encoding recombinase family protein has translation MVCPLYLHLILKALEQNLDRQINSISDYCKKHNISIDVNIDIIKEHISGKDFKRERHLTLKEKLLRLGDTLIIKELDRLGRNMEMIKEEWRDLEKTGINIIVIDTEILNTVGKSDLEKKLISNIVFELLSYMAEKERVKIKQRQAEGIAVAKAKGRKLGRPCVEYPGNWKETYDKWKAREITAVKAMELTQLKKNSFYNLVKRYKDEKEQC, from the coding sequence ATTGTATGTCCTTTGTATTTGCATTTGATTCTAAAAGCATTGGAACAAAATTTAGATAGACAGATAAATAGTATTAGTGATTATTGCAAGAAACATAATATTTCAATAGATGTTAATATAGATATAATAAAAGAACATATATCAGGAAAAGATTTTAAGAGAGAAAGACATCTTACATTAAAAGAGAAATTACTAAGATTAGGGGATACTTTGATAATTAAAGAGCTTGATAGGCTCGGAAGAAATATGGAAATGATAAAAGAGGAATGGCGTGATTTAGAAAAGACAGGTATAAATATAATAGTTATTGATACTGAAATTCTAAATACTGTTGGGAAATCAGATTTAGAGAAGAAATTAATATCAAATATAGTATTTGAACTTTTATCATATATGGCTGAAAAAGAAAGAGTAAAGATTAAACAAAGACAAGCTGAGGGAATTGCGGTAGCTAAGGCGAAAGGAAGAAAACTAGGTAGACCATGTGTTGAATATCCTGGTAACTGGAAAGAAACTTATGATAAGTGGAAAGCCAGAGAAATTACTGCAGTAAAAGCAATGGAGCTTACTCAATTAAAGAAAAATAGTTTTTATAATTTAGTGAAAAGATATAAAGATGAAAAAGAGCAATGTTAG
- the rlmD gene encoding 23S rRNA (uracil(1939)-C(5))-methyltransferase RlmD — translation MVEKNKEYIVKIISQGYEGEGVAKIEGYPIFVPGALKDETVKIEVIKKKKNYAYGKLVEVIEECRMRKIPECINYDKCGGCSLMHSDYESQIDFKFNRVKDCIERIGGLSSEIVKVPIGMKVPYRYRNKGIYSVGLTNGELSIGFLSEKSHEILDIETCHIQNEDSDRIIKIIKNWMLEYSIEPANRDGIFYESGLIRNIMVRRGFKTDEIMVVIVTTNKKIPYKQELLDLLSNESKNLTSIIQNINSKDTNLALGDKCITLWGKDFISDYIGKYKFNISPVSFFQVNPIQTEVLYNKALEYAELTGTEVVFDAYCGAGTISLFLSQKARKVYGVEIVEQAIDNAIINAKNNGITNSVFYVGKSEEIIPKLIEDGIKPDVIVVDPPRKGCDVKLLDAIGKAEPKRVVYVSCDPSTLARDLKYLEQLEYETVEVQPVDMFPMTKHIETVVKLIKK, via the coding sequence GTGGTAGAAAAAAATAAGGAATACATTGTGAAGATCATTTCTCAGGGCTATGAAGGTGAAGGCGTTGCAAAGATAGAAGGATATCCAATATTTGTCCCAGGAGCACTCAAGGATGAAACTGTAAAGATAGAGGTAATTAAAAAGAAGAAAAACTATGCTTATGGGAAGCTTGTTGAAGTAATAGAAGAATGTCGTATGAGAAAAATTCCGGAGTGTATTAATTATGATAAGTGCGGTGGATGTTCGTTGATGCATTCAGATTATGAAAGTCAGATTGACTTTAAATTTAATAGAGTAAAAGATTGTATTGAGAGAATAGGTGGCTTATCATCAGAAATAGTGAAAGTTCCTATTGGAATGAAAGTTCCGTATAGATATAGAAATAAAGGCATTTACTCTGTTGGATTGACTAATGGAGAACTATCAATAGGATTTCTTAGTGAAAAGAGCCATGAGATTCTTGATATAGAGACTTGTCATATTCAAAATGAAGACTCTGATAGAATTATAAAAATTATAAAGAATTGGATGCTAGAATATTCCATAGAACCAGCTAATAGGGATGGGATTTTTTACGAATCAGGTTTAATCAGAAATATAATGGTCAGAAGAGGTTTCAAGACTGATGAAATAATGGTTGTAATAGTAACTACAAATAAAAAAATTCCATATAAGCAGGAATTATTAGATTTGCTAAGCAATGAAAGTAAAAATTTAACCAGTATAATTCAAAACATAAATTCTAAGGATACCAATTTAGCTTTAGGAGATAAATGCATCACTTTATGGGGAAAAGATTTCATATCAGATTATATAGGAAAATATAAATTTAACATATCACCAGTTTCTTTTTTTCAAGTAAATCCAATTCAAACAGAAGTATTATATAATAAAGCTTTAGAATATGCTGAGTTAACTGGAACTGAAGTGGTTTTTGATGCTTATTGTGGTGCCGGAACAATATCATTATTTTTGTCTCAAAAAGCAAGAAAAGTTTATGGTGTTGAAATAGTTGAGCAAGCAATTGATAATGCAATAATAAATGCCAAAAATAATGGAATTACAAACTCTGTATTCTATGTGGGGAAATCAGAAGAAATAATACCTAAATTGATTGAAGATGGAATTAAACCAGATGTTATAGTTGTTGATCCACCAAGAAAGGGTTGCGATGTTAAATTATTAGATGCAATTGGAAAGGCTGAACCTAAAAGAGTAGTTTATGTATCTTGCGATCCAAGCACTTTGGCAAGGGATTTAAAGTACTTAGAGCAGTTAGAGTATGAGACAGTGGAAGTTCAGCCTGTCGATATGTTCCCAATGACGAAGCATATAGAAACAGTAGTTAAATTAATTAAGAAATAG
- the pyk gene encoding pyruvate kinase, with product MRKTKMICTIGPASEDMEILEKVVLAGMNASRHNFSHGDHEEHGGRIVKVKELSKKLNREIAIILDTKGPEIRTGKFEPKKLELTKGTEFTVYAGDMDVIGDTTKCAVTYAGLANDVKPGNTILIDDGLVGLTVKSIEGNAIKCEVQNTGFVGTHKGVNVPGVSIKLPALTEKDKSDLIFGCEVGVTMIAASFIRKASDVKTIREILDANGGEKILICSKIENQEGVDNIDEILEVSDLLMVARGDMGVEIPIEQVPAVQKMMIKKCKEAGKPVITATQMLDSMMRNPRPTRAEVSDVANAILDGTDAIMLSGESANGDYPVEAVTTMARIAEETEKSLEYKVAVSQAKSHIPAIAGVISRAASNAANELEATAIITSTQTGATAKRISQCRPECPIIAITPDPIVARQLAFSWGVYAVVANKMESTDEMLEKSVEIAKNNEFVKAGETVVLAAGVPVDQTGATNLLKIDVVK from the coding sequence ATGAGAAAAACTAAAATGATATGTACTATTGGTCCAGCAAGTGAAGATATGGAAATCTTAGAAAAAGTAGTTCTTGCAGGAATGAATGCTTCAAGACATAATTTTTCACATGGAGATCATGAAGAACACGGTGGGAGAATTGTAAAGGTTAAAGAATTATCAAAGAAGTTAAATAGAGAAATTGCAATAATTCTTGATACTAAAGGTCCAGAAATCAGAACTGGTAAATTCGAACCAAAGAAGCTTGAATTAACTAAAGGAACAGAATTTACAGTATATGCTGGAGATATGGATGTAATTGGTGATACAACTAAATGTGCAGTTACATATGCAGGATTAGCTAATGATGTTAAGCCTGGAAACACTATCTTAATAGATGACGGTTTAGTAGGATTAACTGTTAAATCTATCGAAGGAAACGCTATTAAGTGTGAAGTTCAAAACACTGGATTTGTTGGAACTCATAAAGGAGTTAACGTACCAGGAGTATCTATTAAGTTACCAGCACTTACTGAAAAAGATAAATCAGATTTAATCTTTGGATGTGAAGTTGGAGTTACTATGATAGCTGCTTCATTCATCAGAAAAGCGTCTGACGTAAAGACTATAAGAGAAATACTTGATGCAAATGGTGGAGAAAAAATCTTAATTTGTTCTAAGATCGAAAACCAAGAAGGTGTTGATAATATTGATGAAATATTAGAAGTTTCAGACCTTTTAATGGTTGCTAGAGGAGACATGGGAGTTGAAATTCCAATAGAACAAGTACCTGCTGTTCAAAAGATGATGATCAAGAAGTGTAAAGAAGCTGGAAAACCAGTTATCACTGCAACTCAAATGTTAGATTCTATGATGAGAAATCCAAGACCAACAAGAGCAGAAGTTTCAGACGTAGCTAATGCTATCTTAGATGGTACTGATGCAATAATGTTATCAGGAGAAAGTGCTAATGGAGATTATCCAGTAGAAGCTGTAACTACAATGGCAAGAATTGCTGAAGAAACTGAAAAATCTTTAGAATATAAAGTAGCCGTTTCTCAAGCTAAATCACACATTCCAGCTATCGCAGGAGTTATCTCAAGAGCAGCTAGTAATGCAGCTAATGAATTAGAAGCAACTGCAATAATAACTTCAACTCAAACTGGAGCTACTGCTAAGAGAATTTCTCAATGTAGACCAGAATGTCCAATTATAGCTATTACTCCAGATCCAATAGTTGCTAGACAATTAGCATTCTCATGGGGAGTATATGCAGTAGTTGCTAATAAGATGGAATCAACTGATGAAATGTTAGAAAAATCAGTTGAAATAGCTAAAAATAATGAATTTGTTAAAGCAGGAGAAACAGTTGTATTAGCAGCTGGAGTACCTGTAGATCAAACTGGTGCAACTAACTTATTAAAGATTGATGTTGTTAAATAA
- a CDS encoding peptidase domain-containing ABC transporter — translation MTIRRKYCCIKQQDITDCGPACIGTIAMKYGLKLSLSKLREISGTDSEGTSVYGIMEAAKSLGFSAKAVKVSSNEEIFDDLKTPLIAHVVVDSILLHYVVIHKITKESILIADPAKGIVKYTPKEFFDIWTGVLVFMVPTADFKKGDETKGLFERFWGLIKIQKILLAEIFISSIIITLFGIGGSFYFQFLIDDILPNNLSQKLLSISMAMLVLAIFKILTEFFRRILLIHMAQNIDIPLLLGYYNHVINLPMKFFSTRKVGEIISRFNDGCKIRDAISSATLTLMIDVLMAIVGGIILYIQSSKLFFICSVPICLYLILVFGFKNNLEKVNRNVMEDDAALTSYLVESIEGIETVKAFNGEKKVKIETEAKFMKFIKSLFKHAYIYNLQDTLMNAVKGIFGVCILWIGGIFVLNRQITIGELISFNALLVYYIGPIERLINLQPQLQSAVVASDRLGDILDLELEKSQDEAKKINPKSLSGDIVLKDINFRYGLRELVLKNINISIKPGEKIALVGESGSGKTTIAKLLMGFYKIEKGEIILNGYNIKDINKEVLRDKISYVSQESFLFSGTIKENLQFARKNLTDEDIISICKNVEIHDYINRLPLKYETPLVERGSNLSGGQRQRLSIARALLKNPDVLIMDEATSNLDSITEKAIQKTLEECSGNVTSIIIAHRLSTIMKCDKIYVIDSGEIVEEGTHKELLKKRGYYYRLWGEQSIEKLNKSLPSSINNINRNDTNFNSKNSLSI, via the coding sequence ATGACTATAAGAAGAAAATATTGTTGTATTAAACAACAGGATATAACAGACTGTGGTCCAGCTTGTATAGGTACTATTGCAATGAAATATGGATTGAAACTTTCACTTTCTAAACTAAGAGAAATCTCTGGAACAGATTCAGAAGGAACATCTGTTTATGGAATTATGGAAGCTGCTAAAAGTTTAGGCTTTTCTGCTAAAGCAGTAAAGGTATCTAGTAACGAAGAAATATTTGATGATTTAAAAACTCCTTTAATTGCACATGTAGTTGTCGATAGTATATTGCTGCATTATGTAGTAATACATAAAATTACTAAGGAAAGTATTTTGATTGCAGATCCAGCTAAAGGAATTGTTAAATACACTCCAAAAGAATTTTTCGACATATGGACTGGCGTATTAGTTTTTATGGTTCCAACAGCTGATTTTAAAAAAGGGGATGAGACTAAAGGTCTTTTTGAAAGATTCTGGGGACTAATTAAAATTCAAAAAATCCTATTAGCAGAAATATTTATATCATCCATAATAATAACTCTCTTTGGAATAGGTGGATCATTTTATTTCCAATTTTTAATAGATGATATACTACCTAACAACTTAAGTCAGAAACTATTATCAATATCTATGGCAATGCTTGTGCTTGCTATCTTTAAGATTTTAACTGAATTTTTTAGAAGGATACTACTTATACACATGGCACAAAATATAGATATTCCATTATTGCTAGGCTATTATAATCATGTAATTAATTTACCTATGAAATTTTTTAGCACAAGAAAAGTTGGGGAGATTATTTCTAGATTTAATGATGGATGTAAAATAAGAGATGCAATTTCATCAGCAACATTAACTTTAATGATTGATGTTTTGATGGCAATTGTAGGAGGTATTATTTTATATATTCAAAGTTCAAAGTTATTTTTTATTTGCTCAGTACCAATATGTTTATATTTAATTTTAGTATTTGGATTTAAAAATAACTTAGAAAAGGTAAATAGAAATGTTATGGAAGATGATGCAGCATTAACATCTTATTTAGTTGAATCGATAGAAGGGATAGAAACAGTAAAAGCCTTTAATGGCGAAAAAAAAGTAAAGATAGAGACAGAAGCCAAATTTATGAAATTTATAAAAAGTTTATTTAAGCATGCTTACATATATAATCTTCAAGATACATTGATGAATGCTGTTAAAGGAATTTTTGGTGTATGTATTTTGTGGATTGGAGGTATTTTTGTTTTAAATAGGCAAATAACAATAGGCGAATTAATAAGCTTTAATGCATTACTTGTATACTACATTGGACCAATAGAAAGGTTGATAAATTTACAGCCACAATTACAAAGTGCAGTAGTTGCAAGTGATAGATTGGGTGATATATTGGATTTAGAGTTAGAAAAGTCACAAGATGAAGCTAAAAAAATAAATCCTAAATCATTATCGGGAGATATAGTTTTAAAAGATATTAATTTCAGATATGGATTAAGGGAATTAGTTTTAAAAAATATAAATATAAGTATAAAACCAGGAGAGAAAATAGCTTTAGTTGGAGAAAGCGGATCTGGCAAGACTACAATTGCAAAACTCTTAATGGGATTTTATAAAATAGAAAAAGGTGAAATTATATTAAATGGTTATAATATAAAAGATATAAATAAGGAAGTGTTAAGAGATAAGATTAGTTACGTATCTCAAGAGTCATTTTTATTTTCAGGGACAATAAAAGAAAATTTACAATTTGCAAGAAAAAATTTAACTGATGAAGATATAATATCTATTTGTAAAAATGTAGAAATACATGATTATATAAATAGATTACCATTAAAGTATGAAACTCCTTTAGTAGAACGGGGAAGTAATCTTTCAGGAGGACAAAGACAAAGATTATCAATAGCTAGGGCTTTATTAAAAAATCCAGATGTATTAATAATGGATGAAGCAACATCTAACTTAGATTCTATAACTGAAAAAGCAATACAAAAGACATTGGAAGAATGCTCGGGAAATGTAACCTCGATAATAATTGCTCATAGATTGAGTACGATTATGAAATGTGACAAAATATATGTTATTGATAGTGGCGAAATAGTAGAAGAAGGCACTCATAAAGAGTTATTGAAAAAAAGAGGCTATTATTATAGGTTATGGGGTGAACAAAGTATTGAAAAATTAAATAAAAGCCTGCCATCTTCTATTAATAATATTAATAGAAATGATACAAATTTTAATTCAAAAAACTCATTAAGCATATAA
- a CDS encoding non-ribosomal peptide synthetase encodes MKYYIKGYQDNFWKVLNENARENENNICFSFYEYSGEEKQVITLTRANLVEKSLSIASMLKRRKAQKGDKVVIFSTQTADNVLSVLGSVLAGTIFTIIPPPTDSNKMMRFLSVVESCNPKFILCGDSIEDEIHSVLEKVKKDEKYNSLLENLQVINVEKCTEDKDFIPEEVSLDDIIYIQYSSGSTSEPKGVMVSYGNIVSLVNLSKESMQNKRLFGWVPFFHNLGLVYLIFSPMLDKELSVGIMSPNAFLEKPLRWFEGMSDFKADVTIAPNSVYESYPKLVPSVKLKGIDLSNVKTLLNGSELVNHSTMKQFADAYKEFGITVNKFIVGYGLAEATCGITTNTYYSEDERIEIDFDEYQAGKWVLASENTGNKIQFLSNGEAINHIVIKVVNPTTLEECAEDEFGELWAQGPSIAQGYYKNEIATNETFNAKLKGYNGNFLRTGDLGIIKNKKIYVTGRIKELIIINGVNILPNDIAIKLKEEISELKDSDIIAFPVINEYKERLIIIPEIPEKIVKVGNLNEVAGRISSCVSKYFQVSPYHVGFIREGTLPRSDNGKISIMKSASLYKEEKLNLINLSEEDNSLKSSEPIEYSTETEKTLGDIIDKEFSHKTRSNDNLLNLGMDSLEVLGLTANIEDIFSINVPISFIYDNPTIEKIGEYIDKTLSGEDVSILEKDKSYLYDEVKLDESIYAKEYETENPPMKNIFITGTTGFVGAYLINTLIAETKAKLYCHVRAKDDEDGFRRLKENMEYYKLWKDEYKENIIPVIGSLDKSLLGIEEEKYKQLTEVVDTVYHNGAILNFVYPYERLKDTNVSGTVRTIEFACEGKQKYYNYISSYSVFDNPSYFDKTVSEDDPLSSCTGYYLSYSESKWVSENIIHIARERGLRAAIYRPGEITGDNKTGIWKYSDSVSRTIKSMIQTKTYPDINMKIHMTQVDYIAEAIIYISKQGKSYGKAYNLLNSVHISVRELGRLVNECGYETKDIDYATWKENLYKSGSEHPLKLLESLFQIVKSNACENFEIRTGEMAPILETKNTDNALRGTNIKCEPMNAELISKYLKNFV; translated from the coding sequence ATGAAATATTATATTAAAGGATATCAAGATAATTTTTGGAAGGTGTTAAATGAAAATGCGAGGGAAAATGAGAATAACATTTGTTTTAGTTTTTATGAATATTCTGGAGAAGAAAAACAAGTAATTACATTAACAAGAGCTAATTTAGTTGAAAAATCATTATCTATAGCATCTATGTTAAAAAGAAGAAAGGCACAAAAAGGAGACAAAGTAGTTATTTTTTCTACACAAACAGCTGATAATGTATTATCAGTTTTAGGATCAGTATTAGCAGGAACAATATTTACAATAATTCCACCACCAACGGATTCCAATAAGATGATGAGATTTTTATCAGTTGTGGAATCTTGTAATCCCAAATTTATATTATGTGGCGATTCGATTGAAGATGAGATTCATTCAGTTTTAGAAAAAGTAAAAAAGGATGAAAAATATAATTCATTATTGGAGAATTTACAAGTAATTAATGTAGAGAAGTGCACTGAAGATAAAGATTTCATACCAGAAGAAGTATCGCTAGATGATATTATATATATTCAATATTCTTCGGGGTCAACTAGTGAGCCAAAAGGGGTAATGGTATCTTATGGAAATATTGTGAGCCTTGTTAATTTAAGCAAGGAATCTATGCAAAATAAAAGGTTATTTGGTTGGGTTCCTTTCTTTCACAACCTAGGTCTTGTGTATTTAATATTTTCACCTATGTTAGATAAAGAACTTTCCGTAGGAATTATGTCACCAAATGCATTTCTTGAAAAACCTTTAAGATGGTTTGAAGGAATGAGTGATTTTAAAGCAGACGTTACCATTGCACCAAACTCAGTTTATGAATCTTATCCAAAGTTAGTGCCTTCTGTTAAACTAAAAGGTATTGACTTATCAAATGTAAAGACATTATTAAATGGTTCTGAGTTAGTTAACCATTCAACTATGAAACAGTTTGCTGATGCATATAAAGAATTCGGAATTACTGTGAATAAATTCATAGTAGGATATGGTCTGGCAGAAGCTACATGTGGAATAACAACAAATACTTATTATTCAGAGGATGAGAGAATAGAAATTGATTTCGACGAGTATCAAGCTGGAAAATGGGTTTTAGCCAGTGAAAATACTGGAAATAAAATTCAATTTTTAAGTAATGGAGAAGCTATTAATCATATAGTCATAAAGGTTGTAAATCCAACCACTCTTGAAGAATGTGCCGAAGATGAGTTCGGAGAATTATGGGCACAAGGACCTTCTATAGCCCAAGGTTATTATAAAAACGAAATTGCGACAAATGAAACCTTTAATGCAAAATTAAAGGGGTATAATGGAAATTTCCTTCGTACAGGAGATTTAGGTATTATAAAAAATAAAAAAATATACGTTACAGGACGTATAAAAGAACTTATCATTATTAATGGAGTAAATATATTACCAAATGATATTGCAATAAAATTAAAGGAAGAAATATCTGAATTAAAAGATTCAGATATTATTGCATTTCCCGTAATAAATGAATACAAGGAAAGATTAATTATTATTCCTGAAATACCAGAAAAGATAGTAAAGGTGGGGAATTTAAATGAAGTAGCTGGTAGAATAAGTTCCTGTGTATCAAAATATTTTCAAGTATCACCGTATCATGTTGGATTTATAAGAGAGGGGACACTTCCAAGGTCTGATAATGGAAAAATATCAATAATGAAATCTGCTAGTTTATATAAAGAAGAAAAATTGAATTTAATAAATTTAAGTGAAGAAGATAATTCTCTAAAAAGCAGTGAACCTATAGAATATAGTACAGAAACAGAAAAGACATTAGGTGATATTATTGATAAGGAATTTTCACATAAAACTAGAAGTAATGATAATTTACTAAATTTAGGAATGGATTCCTTAGAAGTACTAGGTCTTACAGCCAATATAGAAGATATATTTTCTATAAATGTTCCAATATCATTTATATACGATAATCCTACAATAGAAAAAATAGGAGAATATATTGATAAAACTCTAAGTGGAGAAGACGTAAGTATATTGGAGAAGGATAAAAGCTATTTATATGATGAAGTTAAGTTAGATGAAAGCATTTATGCTAAAGAGTATGAAACTGAAAATCCTCCCATGAAAAATATTTTTATAACTGGAACTACTGGATTTGTTGGCGCATATTTGATTAACACATTAATAGCTGAAACTAAAGCAAAACTTTATTGCCATGTAAGAGCGAAGGATGACGAAGACGGTTTTAGAAGATTAAAAGAAAATATGGAATATTATAAATTGTGGAAAGATGAATATAAGGAAAATATTATTCCAGTGATAGGCTCTCTTGATAAATCATTATTAGGAATAGAAGAAGAAAAGTACAAGCAGCTTACTGAAGTTGTAGATACTGTATATCATAATGGGGCAATACTTAATTTTGTATACCCATATGAGAGATTAAAAGATACTAATGTATCAGGAACAGTGAGAACTATTGAATTTGCTTGTGAAGGAAAACAAAAGTACTATAACTATATATCTTCATATAGCGTTTTTGATAATCCAAGTTATTTTGATAAAACAGTATCAGAAGATGACCCACTTTCAAGTTGCACAGGATACTATTTATCATATAGTGAAAGTAAATGGGTATCAGAAAATATAATTCATATTGCAAGAGAAAGGGGATTAAGAGCAGCAATATATCGTCCAGGAGAAATAACTGGAGATAATAAAACTGGTATATGGAAGTATAGTGATTCAGTTAGTAGAACAATTAAATCTATGATTCAAACAAAGACATATCCAGATATAAATATGAAAATACACATGACTCAGGTAGATTATATAGCTGAAGCTATAATATATATCTCAAAACAAGGCAAATCATATGGAAAAGCATATAACTTATTAAATAGTGTTCATATATCTGTTCGTGAATTAGGACGATTAGTTAATGAGTGTGGATATGAAACTAAAGATATCGATTATGCTACTTGGAAAGAAAATCTATATAAATCAGGTAGTGAACATCCTTTGAAATTATTAGAATCTCTATTCCAAATAGTCAAAAGTAATGCATGCGAAAACTTTGAAATTAGAACTGGTGAAATGGCTCCAATTCTAGAAACCAAAAATACTGATAATGCTTTGAGAGGAACAAATATTAAATGTGAACCTATGAATGCTGAGCTGATAAGTAAATATTTAAAGAACTTTGTTTGA
- the pfkA gene encoding 6-phosphofructokinase, whose protein sequence is MKKIAVLTSGGDAPGMNAAIRAVVRTALHNGIEVMGVQRGYSGLINGELFSMDRNSVSDIIQRGGTVLRTARCPEFKNEEVRKKAAKILQAYGVEALVVIGGDGSFMGAKLLSKLGIKTIGLPGTIDNDLAYTDFTLGFDTALNTVVDAINKIRDTSTSHERVSIVEVMGRDCGDLSLYAGICGGAEAIIIPEIDFDKDALCRTILEGKNRGKMHNLVILAEGIGGAFELAKEVEEVTGIETRATILGHIQRGGSPTATDRVLASRMGARAIEVLLEGKTSRVIGIKDNKIIDQDIDEALDMESKFDKELYDIAQVLS, encoded by the coding sequence ATGAAAAAAATAGCTGTGTTAACAAGTGGTGGAGATGCACCTGGTATGAATGCTGCAATTAGAGCTGTTGTAAGAACTGCCCTTCATAACGGTATAGAAGTTATGGGAGTTCAAAGAGGATATAGTGGACTAATTAATGGTGAATTATTTAGTATGGATAGAAATTCTGTATCTGATATAATTCAAAGAGGTGGAACAGTACTAAGAACTGCAAGATGTCCAGAATTTAAAAATGAAGAAGTTAGAAAAAAAGCTGCTAAAATATTGCAAGCATATGGTGTTGAAGCGTTGGTAGTTATCGGCGGAGATGGATCATTCATGGGTGCAAAATTATTATCAAAGCTTGGAATTAAAACAATAGGTTTACCAGGAACAATAGATAATGATTTAGCTTACACAGATTTTACTTTAGGGTTTGATACAGCTTTAAATACTGTAGTAGATGCTATAAATAAAATCAGAGACACTTCAACTTCTCATGAAAGAGTTTCTATTGTAGAAGTTATGGGGAGAGACTGTGGCGATTTATCTTTATATGCAGGTATTTGTGGTGGTGCAGAAGCAATCATAATTCCTGAGATAGATTTTGATAAGGATGCACTTTGCAGAACTATCTTAGAAGGAAAAAATAGAGGAAAAATGCATAATTTAGTAATCCTTGCAGAAGGAATTGGTGGAGCATTTGAACTTGCAAAAGAAGTTGAAGAAGTAACAGGAATAGAAACAAGAGCAACAATCTTAGGTCATATTCAAAGAGGAGGAAGTCCTACTGCTACTGATAGAGTCTTAGCTTCAAGAATGGGAGCAAGAGCTATAGAAGTATTATTAGAAGGAAAAACTTCAAGAGTAATTGGAATTAAAGATAATAAAATAATAGACCAAGATATAGATGAAGCTCTAGATATGGAAAGTAAATTTGATAAAGAGCTATATGATATAGCTCAAGTATTATCATAA